Genomic window (Aminivibrio sp.):
CTCATCAGTTCCAACTATAGCATATTTGCGTTTTTCGGTATACTATTTTCCGAATCGGCCGTCTTCCGGTCTACGGCTTGATCTTTGTGAAGAACTGTCCCTTGCCTTCCTTGGCGATCAGCACCACGCCGTCCTTGTCCACAGGATTGTGGGTCGCGGGATCCATGGTGATCGTCGCATGGTGCAGTTTCAGGTCCTTCGTCGCCTCGAGGGCATCACGGATCGCCTTAGGGTCGTCAGAGCCGGCACGGGCTATGGCGTCAACCACCCAGTACACCGAGTCGTACCCGAGCACTCCGTTCACGAACTCCTTGCATTCGTCGTTCCACCGTTCCTTGTAGGCTGCGAAGAACGGCTGCATGGCAGGATCTTCCGGAGCCACGTGGTTGATCCAGTAGGACCCCTCCATGGCTTCACCGGCGATCTCCCACATGAACTCGCCGTACCCGTCGCCGCCCACAAACACGATCTCGTTCAGACCAAGCTCACGGGCCTGCTTCATGATCAGCGCCATTTCCTTCCCCATGTTCGGAAGCACGAGAACATCGGCGCCCTTCTCTCGGATCTCCGTCAGCTGCGCCCGGAAGTCCACGTCCTGACCGCCCCGGAATCCGAGGTCGGCTACAACCTTCCCGCCGTACTCACCGTAGCTCGCCATGAAGAACTCCCGCAGCCCCTGGGAGTAGTCGTTCCCCACGTCGTACAGGATCGCCGCGTTCATCTTCTTCAGCTCCTTCGCCGCGAAGAAGGCGATGAGCTTGCCCTGGTACGGATCGGTGAAGCAGATGCGGAAGGAGTAGGGACGGACCGCTCCCTTCTCGTCGACCGTCACCAGCGGGTTCGTGGACACTGTCCCCACCTGGGACACGCCGAGACGGTTCACTATGGGCGCCGTGGCGATATTGATGCCGCTTCCGTTCGCGCCGACGATGGCGACAACCTTGTCCTCTTCGATCATCCGGCGCACAGCGTTCACCGCGTCTTCGGCCCGGGTGCGGAAGTCGTACACCACAAGCTCTACGGGACGGCCGAGCACGCCGCCCTTGGCGTTAATCTCCTCCACTGCGAGACGGGCCGTCTTCTCCTCCGTCTGGCCGTAGGCGGCCCAGTCACCGGTGAGCGCAGCCAAGTACCCGATCTTCACTGGCTGACCCCCGGCCTTCACTTCTTCAGTCTTTGCCGGTTCGGCAGGTTTCTCCTCAGGTTTCGGTTCTTCCGCGGCCTTTGGGGCTTCGGCCGGTTTGGGAGCTTCAGCGGGTTTTTCCTCGGCTTTCGGGGTCTCGGCAGCCTTGGGCGCAGGCGCTTCCTGCTTCGGGGTCTCCTTGGGCGCTTCGGGCGCCGGTTTCTGCTGCATCACAAAATATCCGACAATAACGACGAGAACAGCCAGACCTATCAACCAGTTCTTCTTCAAAATCTACCACCTCCTGAGTGAATTTCACTGCCTGAACGCTCTTTATTTTACTACGACCACGATCGGGTCACAAACTGTTTCTTTTTTTCTGCCGTATCCACTATCCACAAAAAAGGCACCGGAAAGACCGGCGCCCCGTTCGTCCTAGACAGCGGTTTCTTCCCTTCCAGCCTCCTCGGCAACGTAGAAGGCAAAGTTTCTGAACAGCGGGGGGAGGGTGCGCAGGAAATAGGGAAGGTGGATCCTCTCGCCGTTCTTGTGGTCATCCTTGCCCAGGGGGCCGAAATTCGCCACGGGAACGTCAAGCTTCTTGAGGTCTTCCAGGGGGAAGCGGTATTCCCTCCCCCAGAGGGGCATGTTGTCCCCCAGGGCGTCGAGATCGTCCGGGTTCCCCTGGAACCCGAAATAACTGAGGTCCATGATGCCGTGGAAGACATCCACCACGGAAATGTCGAGGCCGTCTTCCTTCCCGTCCTCCCGGAGGCGGGCAACGGCCCTGAGGACGGCACGCTCTCCGCCGGTCCTCCCGTTGTTCAGCCTCGGAGGGTAATAGGGCGGAAGGAAACCCACCACGATAAGGGGTCCCTTCTCTCCCGCCAGGTCGAGCAAATAGGAGGTTGTTTCCACTCCCCGCTCCCGTTCGTCCAGGGAGGGGGGAAGAGACCGGAGAAAATCGTCCAGGAGCCCTTCGAACCCCGGCGTTTTTTTCTTTGCCCCGGCGAGCAGTTCACCGAAATCCATGACCCGGGGAGAAAAGATCTTCGCCCGCGGCGCGATGCCACCCCTGCCCCTGATAAGGCAGTTCTGCTCGCTGATCCTCCGCAGGCTCATCTCCAGGGCCTCTCCGGCCGCCGCCTTCATCTCCTCAAGCACTCCGGCGGGTGTTTTTTTCACGGTAAGGAGATTGTAATAGGCCACAGCCCGCTCGGGGAGGGTCACCGAGTAATTCTTCACCAGGTCCCTGAACCGGAGACATGCCATGGGGGGGAAGCTTCTTCCCTCCCATTCCTCCGAGGTGGAGGCGGCCCCTTCGAGAACAAGGGAGAGGTTGGCCGCCAGGAGAGAGGCGCTCACTCCGTCGAAATAATCACCCACGTGAGCTTCCTTGCCCACGCAGAGAAAGAAGGGCATGATCTTGCCGATGGTGCCGAGGTACACCGCTCCGGCTGGAATCTCCCTCCCTCCGACGGAAGGCTCTCCGTTGATGGCGGCGGAGTACTCGATCCCCCACTCTTCCCTGAGCCTCACAAGCCAAGGGACGGCCCCTCGCATACCCGCCGAGGTGTTTTCCTCGTCCGGGACTGCCAGGAAGAGAATGTTCGCGGGAAAGTCTCCTGTTCGTGAAACTTCAGCAAGGAGCCCCATCTCGAGGGCCAGTCCGGACTTCATGTCCGAGACCCCCCGGCCGAAGAGGTATTCCCCGCTCGCAAGGTCCGACCGGGCCTCCGGCGGTATATCAAGCTCACCGACCCGTCCGGTCAGTTCCTCCGGCGAAAATGCCAGGTGCTTCAGCGGCCCGTAGGCTTCGGCATCCACCACGTCGAAATGGCCCGTGAGAACCACGGTTCGCTTCAT
Coding sequences:
- a CDS encoding M20/M25/M40 family metallo-hydrolase — its product is MVSLDSEDLYRLLLELVSVPSVSFSGEENRAAELIFGKLSELEYFRRNPSHLRYLPAEGDSLGRSAVAALVRGAAEMKRTVVLTGHFDVVDAEAYGPLKHLAFSPEELTGRVGELDIPPEARSDLASGEYLFGRGVSDMKSGLALEMGLLAEVSRTGDFPANILFLAVPDEENTSAGMRGAVPWLVRLREEWGIEYSAAINGEPSVGGREIPAGAVYLGTIGKIMPFFLCVGKEAHVGDYFDGVSASLLAANLSLVLEGAASTSEEWEGRSFPPMACLRFRDLVKNYSVTLPERAVAYYNLLTVKKTPAGVLEEMKAAAGEALEMSLRRISEQNCLIRGRGGIAPRAKIFSPRVMDFGELLAGAKKKTPGFEGLLDDFLRSLPPSLDERERGVETTSYLLDLAGEKGPLIVVGFLPPYYPPRLNNGRTGGERAVLRAVARLREDGKEDGLDISVVDVFHGIMDLSYFGFQGNPDDLDALGDNMPLWGREYRFPLEDLKKLDVPVANFGPLGKDDHKNGERIHLPYFLRTLPPLFRNFAFYVAEEAGREETAV
- a CDS encoding ABC transporter substrate-binding protein, with the translated sequence MKKNWLIGLAVLVVIVGYFVMQQKPAPEAPKETPKQEAPAPKAAETPKAEEKPAEAPKPAEAPKAAEEPKPEEKPAEPAKTEEVKAGGQPVKIGYLAALTGDWAAYGQTEEKTARLAVEEINAKGGVLGRPVELVVYDFRTRAEDAVNAVRRMIEEDKVVAIVGANGSGINIATAPIVNRLGVSQVGTVSTNPLVTVDEKGAVRPYSFRICFTDPYQGKLIAFFAAKELKKMNAAILYDVGNDYSQGLREFFMASYGEYGGKVVADLGFRGGQDVDFRAQLTEIREKGADVLVLPNMGKEMALIMKQARELGLNEIVFVGGDGYGEFMWEIAGEAMEGSYWINHVAPEDPAMQPFFAAYKERWNDECKEFVNGVLGYDSVYWVVDAIARAGSDDPKAIRDALEATKDLKLHHATITMDPATHNPVDKDGVVLIAKEGKGQFFTKIKP